TGGAAGATACTCGCCCCCGGCGGCACCCTCGTCTCCTTCGACTCCTCCGTCGCCGGCTACCGGCCCGGCCAGTGGTTCCGCCCCCACCTGCCCGCCCTGCGCCGCAGCCTCACCCGTGCCCTCGCCCGCCTCCTGGGCCGCACCGGCGGCCGCCGCATGCGCATGTACTACGTCAAGCCCGGCAAGAACTTCGCCGCCGACCTCGCCACCATGTACGACCTGCTCGGCCAGGGCGTCCTGCGCCCCGAGATCGCCGGCCGCCTCCCGCTCGACGACGCGGCCCGCGCCCTGCGCGAGCTCCTCGACGGCCGCGCGGTCGGCAAGTACGTCCTGATCCCCTGAGAGGAACCACCGACATGACCGCCACACAGGCCGAGCCGGCGATCCCCGCCGCCCCCACCGTCCAGCAGCGCAACAAGCAGATCGCCCTCGACTGCGCCGCCGCCTGGAACCGCTGGGAACTGGACGGCATCCTGGAGCACTGGGCGCCGGACATCCGGCACTACTCCGAGGACCGCCAGGTCGACACCCAGCAGATGATCGGTGCGATGAAGGGCGGCCTCGCCGCCTTCCCCGACCTCCACCTGGACGTCAAGAGCGCCGTCGCCGAGGACGACCGCGTCATCCTGCGCATCACCGTGGACGCCACCCACCTCGGCGAGTTCATGGGCAAGGCCCCCACGGGCAAGAAGGTCACCTGGTACATGCTCGAGGAGCTCCGCTTCGACGCGGACGGCAAGATCATCGAGCACTACGACGTCTTCAACTACCTGCCCATGCTCAAGGAACTGGGGTTCGTGCCGTCCGACGACCAGTGACGAGCGGCACCGCACCCGCGAAACGGCCCTGCGCCCGGCCCCCGGCCGGCCCAGGGCCGTCGCCGTCCCCCGCACCCGCCCGACACCCCCTCAAACGCCCGGCTGCCGGACCCCGCCACGGGATCCGGCAGCCTTTCGCACGCCCGGGCCTACGCCGCGCTCTCCGCGAACGCCTTGGCCAGGTTCAGCGTCGCCGTGCTGTTGCGGCCCAGCGCCTCGCGCACGTAACCACGCGCCCGCGCCACGTCCGCACCCTCGCCCAGCACCCGCTCGATCGGCTCCTCGCGCAGCACCACACTGTGGTGCGACGTCGCGACGACGCCACCGCCCTCGGCCGGCACGACCGTCCAGCGGCCCGTGTGCGCCGCCATCAGAGCGGGCGTCTCCGTCTGCTTGTAGACGATCCGCCGGTCCTCGGGGAAACACACCCGCACCGACTCGGTGGTGTGCACCGACCCGTCGGCGGTCCGCGTGTCCATCGCCATCACCTGCACGCCCGGCTCGTCCTCGGTCAGCTCGAGCCGGTCCACGTGCGCCACCCGCTCCGGCCACTTGCCGGCCTGCTCCAGGAACGCGTACACCCGCTCCGCGGGACCGTCGATCCGCACGGAGTCCTCGAAGGACAGCACCAGGCCCTCCAGAGCACGCCAGCCGGACACCAGAGTCCGCAGGTTCTCCAGCTCCTTGCGGCTGTTGGAGTCCGTGGCCCGCTCGACCCACTCCACGTCCGCCGGATCGTCACCCACGACCGTGAAGTCGTGCAGCAGCGTCAGCCGCGAACGCTCGGGACCCAGCTCGGTCACGATCCACGAGCCGCCCATCGACTCCACCGGAGCCGCCGACACCTCCTGACGGAAGTCGATCCGCCGCGCCGACGGATCCAGCACACGGCGCGAAGCCCACGACTTCACCTGCCCGTTGGCCGTCGCCCACATCCGCAGCCGCTCGGTCGTGCCGTCGGACTCCAGCTGCTCCACATGCACGTTCGGCGGGAAGAACAGCGGCCACCGGGCGGTGTCCGCGACGATCCCGTACACCACGTCGGCCGGGGCGTCGGCCTCCACCTCGTGAACGGTGCGGTGCACCCGCCCGCCCGTCTCCTCGTTCGACATCGGACTGTGTCCCCTCCGGTCAGAAATTGCCGAGTCCGCCGCAGACGTTCAGCGCCTGCGAGGTGATGGACGACGCGAGATCGGTCGTCAGATAGCCGACCAGGCCCGCGACCTCCTCCGGCGTCGCGTAGCGGCCCAGCGGGATCTTCGCCGTGAACTTCGCCATCACGGCCTCCTCCGACGTCTCGTACGCGGCCGCGTAACCGGCCCGCACCTTCTGCGCCATCGGCGTCTCGACATACCCCGGGCACACCGCGTTCACGGTGATGCCCGTCGGCGCCAGCTCGTTGCCCAACGCCTTCGTGAAACCCACCACGCCGTGCTTGGACGCGGAGTACGGGGCGCCGAGCACCACACCCTGCTTGCCCGCCGTGGACGCGATGTTGATGATCCGGCCGTAGGCGGCGCCCTCCATGCCGCCCTTCTTCAGCACCTCGCGCGTCAGCAGGAAGACGCTGTTCAGGTTCGTGTTGATGACGTCGAACCAGAGGTCGTCGTCGATGTCGGCGGTCACACCGCCACCGCTGCGGCCGGCGTTGTTGACCAGCACGCTGATCGGGCCGAACGCGGCCACCGCGGCGGCGACCAGCGCCGTCACCGACTCACGGTCGCGCACGTCGGCCGCGGTGCCGTCGGCCTCGATGCCCTCGCTCCGCAGCTGAGCCACCGTCTCGGCGACCTTCTCGGGCGTACGCGCGCACAGGAACACGCGATGGCCGCGGCGCCCCAGGTCGCGTGCGACAGCCAGGCCGATGCCGCTCGTGGCACCGGTGACCAGCGCCACCGGGTTCGTGGGTGCCGTCATGTCTCTCCTCCAGAAAACGGTCGGTGCCCCGACCGTGTCCCGCCCGGCTCGGAGCCCGCTGGACGCGGGCTGGAGGGCACCCGGGTCGAGGGTTTCTCGAAGAAGGCTCGATGTGCGGCGCCCACAGTGACGCGCAGCAGCCGCGTGCTGACCACCGACGAAGCGGAGAAGTCCGTGACCATCCTGGCCGATCTCACGACCGCCGTACGGCTGCCCGCCGTCGAGTCCGCGGTCCTGCACGCCGAGGTCCAGCAGTTCTACACCCGCCAGATGCAGCTCCTCGACCTGCACCGCATCGAGGAGTGGGGCGAGTCGTTCACCGAGGACGCCACCTTCGCCCTGCCGATCCTGCCCGAGCCGGTCCGTGGCCGAGCCGACCTCGTCTCCTCCACCCGCGCCAACAACGCCCGGCTCGTCGAGGCCAGGGAACAGCACCGCCACGTCGTCAGCATGCTCGACGTGCGCCCGCAGCAGGACGCCACGGTGCAGGTGCGCTCCTACGTCGCCGTCTACGCCACCACGCTCGGCGAGGCCTCGCGCCTGCACCGGATGTGCGTCTGCGAGGACATCCTCGTGCGCGCCGCGGACGGACGACTCCAGGTCCGTACCCGCCTCGTCACCCGCGACGACCTGGCCTGACGCCCGCCGGCCCGACCGGCCTCCACCTCCGCTCCACCGCCTCCCGGCCGTGCCGCTACCGGCCGCGGGGACGCTGCCCGTACCCGCACCACCACGCCTTGTACCCATGGGGGTTTTCCGACATGACCCAGACGACGATCGCCCGGCCGGAGACCTCGGCCCTTCAGACGGCCGTGCAGGGCGCCGCCGACCGGCTCGTGGAACTCGGCGCCGCCGGCGTCCAGTTCCGTGTCGCGCGGGGCGAGGAGTCCTTCGTCGTGACCTCCGGCATCGCCGAGCTGGGCACGGACCGGCCGGTCCCCGAGGACGGCCGCTTCCGCATCTCCTGCATCACCAAGCCGTTCGTCGCGGTCGTGGTGCTCCAGCTGGTCGCCGAGGGCAAGATCGACCTCGACCGCACGGTGGAGAGCTACCTGCCGGGGCTGCTGCCGGAGTACGGCGAGAAGATCACCATCCGCAACCTGATGCAGCACACCAGCGGCCTGTACAACTACATGGACTCGTTCCAGAAGCCGGGTGACCGCTTCCTGCGCGACCGCTACAAGCACTACGAGCCGAAGGACCTCATCGCCATCGCGGCCGCCAAGCCGCTGGAGTTCGAGCCGGGCACGAAGTTCATGTACTGCAACACGAACTACTTCATCATCGGCCTGCTCATCGACAAGGTCACCGGCCGTTCCTACCGCGAAGAGATCACCGAGCGCGTCCTGCGGCCGCTCGACCTCACCGAGACGGTGCTGCCCGGCGACGACCCGAACATCCCGGAGCCGCACGCCCGCGGCTACATGGAGATCGGCGGCAAGCCCGTCGACGTCACCCTGATGAACCCGTCCGAGGCCGGCTGCGCGGGCGAGATCATCTCCACCACCAAGGACCTCGACACCTTCTTCTCCGGCCTGTTCGGCGGCAAGCTCCTGGCCGAGGCGCAGCTGGCGGAGATGACCACGGCCCTGCCGCCGGAGATGATCGAGAACCTGCCCATGGGCATCGGCTACGGCCTGGGCATCATGAAGCTGCAGAACGACAAGGACCTCGACCTGTGGGGCCACGGCGCGGGCATCCCGGGCTACGCCACGCTCGCGGCGACCACCCGTGACCTGCACGCGCGCGTGCAGCTGTCGTTCACCATCGGCGACAAGGACTTCGGCCACGACGCCGAGCAGGCCGTCATCCGCGGTGTCAACACCGCTCTGTGCTTCTGAGGCCGTCATGACGAACACTGAGGTTCGCAAGGCGGTCGTCGTCACCGGTGGCGGCACCGGGATCGGCGCCGCCACCGCCCGCGCCTTCGCCGAGGACGGCGCGCACGTCCTCGTCGTCGGCCGCAGCGAGGCCACGCTGAAGGAGACCGCGGACGGGTACCAGGACCGGATCCGGGTACTGGCCGCGGACATCTCCGACGCCGGAGCGCCCGAACGGGTCGTGGAGAGCGCGCTGCGGGAGTTCGGCCGGCTCGACGTGCTGGTGAACAACGCCGCCGTCACCGGTTTCACGGGCCTCGAGGGCCTGGACCGGGACACGGTCGCAGCGCATCTCGGCACGAACCTGCTGGCCCCCGTCTTCCTGACGCAGCGGGCGCTGGACGCGCTCGAGGCCACCAAAGGCGTCGTCGTCAACGTGAGCTCGGCCGGCTCGCTCGGCCTGCGGGCCTGGCCCGACAACTCGGTGTACGGCATGGCGAAGGTCGCCATGGACTTCCTGACCCGCACCTGGGCCGTCGAGCTCGCGCCGCGCGGCATCCGCTCGGTGGGCATCGCGCCCGGTGTGGTGGACACGGGCGTCGGGGTACGGGCCGGGATGCCGCAGGAGGCCTACGACGGGTTCCTCGCGCAGATGGCCGGGCGCATCCCCGCGGGCCGGGTCGGCCGGCCCGAGGACATCGCCTGGTGGATCGTGCAGCTGACCCGCCCCGAAGCGGCGTACGCCAACGGCACCGTCCTCGCGGTCGACGGCGCGCTCTCGGTCACCTGAGCGCCCCCTTCCCCGGCGACGAACGACGAAGGGCGGGGCCCACCGGATCCGATCCGGTGGGCCCCGCCCTTTCGCGCGTCCCGGGTGAGGACCCTCAGCGGGCCACGCGCGCGGTCACGTACCGGACCGGGACCTCGAAACGGACCCGGCCGTCCTCGCCGCGCAGCGCGTCCAGGGCGGTGATGATGCGCTCGCGCAGCGCGGCGGCCTCCGCCTCGGGCAGGTGCTGCCACAGCAGGCGCATGCCCTGTGTGTGCGACCAGGTGACCCAGGCCTCGCCGGACGGCGCGGTCTGGACGACCGGTTCGTCGTGGATCTCGACGTCGGTGAAGCCCGCCTTCTCCAGGGCCGCCGTCAGGTCCGCGGGGTCCTCCAGCCAGGAGTGCAGCTGCCGGTGCAGGTTCTCCGGGTGCCAGGCCTCGGGGAGGTGCTCCAGCAGCGACATCGGGATGAGGTCGGTGAACAACGGCGGAAGGAACGGGAAGGTGTCCTTGGTGAACACGGGGCTGGTGAAGCCGATCCGGCCCCCGTCGGCCAGCAGGTCCGCGTAACGGGCCAGCGCGGCACGGGCGTCGGGCAGGAAGATGACGCTGTAGCTGCCGAGGACCAGGTCGAAGCAGCGCGCCGGCAGGTCCGGGTACTCGCCGTCCATGACCCGGACCTCGACGTTAGTGATGCCCTGGCGCTCCGCCTCCTTGCCGGCCTCCTCGATCATGGCCGCGGCGATGTCGATGCCGAGCGCGCTGCCCTCGTCGCCGATCAGCCGGGCGGCGGGCAGCAGAGTGGCACCGAGCCCGCAGCCGACGTCGAGCACCCGCTCGCCGGGCCGCGGCCGCGCCCGTTCGACGAGCCGGCTGCCCATCGGTGTGAAGAACTCGACGTCCAGCCGGTCGTAGGTCGCCGCGGCCCCGTTGAAGGCAGCGGTGACTTTCGTCTTGTACGTCGCGGTCGCGGTCTCGGTGGTCACTACGTCTCCCGGGTTCTGCGGGGCTTCACGGACGACTGTCCGAACCCATCGTGGGAGGCCGTGCCCCAGCGCCGCTGCAGGGCCGCTGGAGGACCGGCTGACGTGCGGTCGGGGCCCGTTGGACGCTCCTTCCCCCGGCCGTGCGAGCCCTGGAAGATGCGAACCGATGCCCGACGGACCGTGGGAAAAAGCCGTGGAAGGAAGCCCATGAGCAGCCAGTTCGACGCTGTGCGCCGGATGATAGACGCGTACAACACCGGAAAGACGGACGATGTCGCCGACTACATCCACCCCGAGTACCTCAACCCGGCCACCATGGAGCACATGGACCTGCGCGGTCCGGACTCCTTCGCGATGGCCGTCAAGTGGCTGCGGATGACCTTCTCCGAGCAGGCCCGCCTCGTCGAGGTGTCGCTGGAGGAGAACGGCGAGTGGGTGCGCGCGAACCTCGTCCTGTACGGCACCCACGTCGGCGACCTGGTCGGCATGCCGGCCACGGGGCGCGAGTTCTCCGGCGAGCAGATCCACCTGATCCGCTTCGTCGACGGCAAGATCCGCGACCACCGGGACTGGCCGGACTACCAGGGCACCTACCGTCAGCTGGGCTCGCCGTGGCCCCGGCCCGAGGGCTGGAGGGCCTGAGCCATGATCCTGGTGACCGGAGCGACCGGCAAGGTCGGCCGTGAGGCCGTCGAGCAGCTCGTGGCGCTCGGCAAGGACGTACGGGCCCTGAGCAGGAAACCGGCCGAGGCGAATCTGCCGGATGCCGTCGAGGTGGTGGCCGGCAGCCCCGGCGACGCGGACGCCCTGGCCGTCGCGCTCAAGGACGTCGAAGCCGCCCTGGTGATCCTGTCCGGCGACGTCGCGGGGGAGGCCGTCACCTTCGCGGCCGCCGCGAAGGCGGCCGGACTGCCCCGGCTGGTCCTGCTCTCCTCGGGCGGTGTCGAGCATCCGCTGCCGCACGGCATCGCGGACGAACACCGCGCCGCCGAGGAGGCACTGGAGGCGTCCGGCGCGGGCTGCACGTTCCTGCGCCCGGGCCCCTTCCACGCGAACACCTCCTGGTGGATCAGGACGGTCCGCGAGGAGAGCCGCGTCCGCGACTGGATCGGCAACAACCCCGGAGCGCCGATCGACGAGTACGACATCGCCTCGGCGGCCGTCGTGGCACTGACCGGCGAGGGACACGAGGGCAGGTCGTACCTGCTCACCGGCCCCGAGGTCCTCACCTCCGAGGAGCAGGCACGGATCCTGGGCGACGTCCTGGGCCGCGACCTGGAGTTCTCGGTGGCCCCACAGGAAGAGGTCGTCGACGTGTTCACCGGGATCACCGGTGACCGCCCGGCCGCGCAGACCAACGTGGCCGCCCTGCACAGCCCCGACGTGCCGTGGTCGAAGGTGAGCCCGGCGGTGCGCGAGCTGACCGGCCGTGACCCCCGCCCCTACCGTGCGTGGGCCGTGGCGAACGCGTCGCTGTTCGCCCCAGGAGCCGAGGAGACGGCATGAGCGAGACAGGCAGCATCGTGCACGACGACGGACCGGTCCTGGTCATCGGCGCCACCGGAGCCCAGGGCGGCGCCACCGCCCGCGCCCTGCTGTCCCGGGGCCGCGCCGTCCACGCCCTCGTCCGTACGCCCGACGCCCCCGCGGCCCGCGAACTCGCCGCCCTCGGCGCTGCGCTGGTCCAGGGGGACCTCGACGACGAGGCGTCGCTGCGCGCCGCGATGGACGGCGTGCACGGCGTCTTCAGCGTGCAGAACTTCATGACGAAGGCCGGCCTCGGCGGCGAGGTCCGCCAGGGCCGCGCGGTCGCCCGCGCCGCCCGGGACACCGGCGTCGCACACGTCGTCTACAGCTCGGTGGGCGGCGCCGACCGCCACAGCGGCGTACCGCACTTCGACTCCAAGCGGCACATCGAGCGCTACCTCGACGAACTCGGCGTCCCCAGCACCGTCCTGCGCCCGACGTTCTTCATGGACAACTTCGCCGACCACCTTCCGGAGGTCGTCGACGGCACCCGCGTCGTGGCGCTGGCCCTGAAGCCGGACACCCGCGTGCAGTACATCGCGGTCGAGGACATCGGCTGGTTCGCCGCCGAGGCCTTCGACCGGCCGGGGGAGTACCTCGGGAGGAAACTGGAGATCGCCGGCGACGAACTCACCGCCGCCGAGGTCGCCGAGGCCTTCGCCGCCCGCACGGGCACCCCGGCCCGCTTCCAGGAACTCCCCCTGGACATGGTCGCGTCGAACCCGTACATCCCCAACGCGCCCGAGATCGCCCTCATGTTCGAGTGGTTCCAGGAGCACGGCTACCAGGCCGACATCCCCGCCCTGCGCGCCGCCCACCCGGGGCTCAAGTCCTTCGAGGCGTTCCTGAAGGACCTCGACCTGTCCGCGTGAGCGGGACCCCGACCGTCCGCCGGGCACGGCCACGACCGGCCGTGCCCGGCGGGGGGCGAGGGGCGAGCGGTGCAAGCACCCTGCGGCCGTCCCGTCAAGCCAGAAGCGGACGGTCCCGCGCGGCGCGGCCTGTTACAACGGAGCGTGCGGCCGCAGCGGTCGTGTGTGTCGCACCTGCCCGCACCGAAGGGGACGACGCCTTGTCCATCCGCCTGTACGACACCAGCGCCCGGCAGATCCGTGATTTCACCCCGCTCACGCCGGGCTGTGTCTCGATCTACCTGTGTGGCGCCACGGTGCAGGCCGCACCCCATATCGGGCACATCCGTTCCGGTCTGAATTTCGACATCATGCGCCGCTGGTTCACGTACCGCGGTTACGACGTGACGTTCGTGCGGAACGTGACGGACATCGACGACAAGATCATCCGTAAGGCGGCGGAGCAGAACCGGCCGTGGTGGTCGATCGGCTACGAGAACGAGCGGGCGTTCAACGACGCGTACGACGCGCTGGGCTGCCTCCCGCCGACCTACGAGCCGCGTGCGACGGGGCACGTGCCGGAGATGGTCGAGATGATGCGCGGTCTGATCGAGCGCGGTCACGCCTACGAGGCCGACGGCAGCGTCTACTTCGACGTGCGCTCCTTCCCCGGTTATCTGGAGCTGTCCAACCAGGACCTGGACGATCTGCGTCAGCCCGACGAGGGGGTCTCGGGCAAGCGGGATCCGCGGGACTTCGCGATGTGGAAGGCGACGAAGCCGGGCGAGCCGGACTGGGAGACGCCGTGGGGGCGGGGGCGTCCGGGCTGGCAC
This sequence is a window from Streptomyces xanthii. Protein-coding genes within it:
- a CDS encoding ester cyclase, producing the protein MTATQAEPAIPAAPTVQQRNKQIALDCAAAWNRWELDGILEHWAPDIRHYSEDRQVDTQQMIGAMKGGLAAFPDLHLDVKSAVAEDDRVILRITVDATHLGEFMGKAPTGKKVTWYMLEELRFDADGKIIEHYDVFNYLPMLKELGFVPSDDQ
- a CDS encoding aromatase/cyclase → MSNEETGGRVHRTVHEVEADAPADVVYGIVADTARWPLFFPPNVHVEQLESDGTTERLRMWATANGQVKSWASRRVLDPSARRIDFRQEVSAAPVESMGGSWIVTELGPERSRLTLLHDFTVVGDDPADVEWVERATDSNSRKELENLRTLVSGWRALEGLVLSFEDSVRIDGPAERVYAFLEQAGKWPERVAHVDRLELTEDEPGVQVMAMDTRTADGSVHTTESVRVCFPEDRRIVYKQTETPALMAAHTGRWTVVPAEGGGVVATSHHSVVLREEPIERVLGEGADVARARGYVREALGRNSTATLNLAKAFAESAA
- the fabG gene encoding 3-oxoacyl-ACP reductase FabG, yielding MTAPTNPVALVTGATSGIGLAVARDLGRRGHRVFLCARTPEKVAETVAQLRSEGIEADGTAADVRDRESVTALVAAAVAAFGPISVLVNNAGRSGGGVTADIDDDLWFDVINTNLNSVFLLTREVLKKGGMEGAAYGRIINIASTAGKQGVVLGAPYSASKHGVVGFTKALGNELAPTGITVNAVCPGYVETPMAQKVRAGYAAAYETSEEAVMAKFTAKIPLGRYATPEEVAGLVGYLTTDLASSITSQALNVCGGLGNF
- a CDS encoding nuclear transport factor 2 family protein, which gives rise to MTRSSRVLTTDEAEKSVTILADLTTAVRLPAVESAVLHAEVQQFYTRQMQLLDLHRIEEWGESFTEDATFALPILPEPVRGRADLVSSTRANNARLVEAREQHRHVVSMLDVRPQQDATVQVRSYVAVYATTLGEASRLHRMCVCEDILVRAADGRLQVRTRLVTRDDLA
- a CDS encoding serine hydrolase domain-containing protein — encoded protein: MTQTTIARPETSALQTAVQGAADRLVELGAAGVQFRVARGEESFVVTSGIAELGTDRPVPEDGRFRISCITKPFVAVVVLQLVAEGKIDLDRTVESYLPGLLPEYGEKITIRNLMQHTSGLYNYMDSFQKPGDRFLRDRYKHYEPKDLIAIAAAKPLEFEPGTKFMYCNTNYFIIGLLIDKVTGRSYREEITERVLRPLDLTETVLPGDDPNIPEPHARGYMEIGGKPVDVTLMNPSEAGCAGEIISTTKDLDTFFSGLFGGKLLAEAQLAEMTTALPPEMIENLPMGIGYGLGIMKLQNDKDLDLWGHGAGIPGYATLAATTRDLHARVQLSFTIGDKDFGHDAEQAVIRGVNTALCF
- a CDS encoding SDR family NAD(P)-dependent oxidoreductase; translation: MTNTEVRKAVVVTGGGTGIGAATARAFAEDGAHVLVVGRSEATLKETADGYQDRIRVLAADISDAGAPERVVESALREFGRLDVLVNNAAVTGFTGLEGLDRDTVAAHLGTNLLAPVFLTQRALDALEATKGVVVNVSSAGSLGLRAWPDNSVYGMAKVAMDFLTRTWAVELAPRGIRSVGIAPGVVDTGVGVRAGMPQEAYDGFLAQMAGRIPAGRVGRPEDIAWWIVQLTRPEAAYANGTVLAVDGALSVT
- a CDS encoding class I SAM-dependent methyltransferase, with protein sequence MTTETATATYKTKVTAAFNGAAATYDRLDVEFFTPMGSRLVERARPRPGERVLDVGCGLGATLLPAARLIGDEGSALGIDIAAAMIEEAGKEAERQGITNVEVRVMDGEYPDLPARCFDLVLGSYSVIFLPDARAALARYADLLADGGRIGFTSPVFTKDTFPFLPPLFTDLIPMSLLEHLPEAWHPENLHRQLHSWLEDPADLTAALEKAGFTDVEIHDEPVVQTAPSGEAWVTWSHTQGMRLLWQHLPEAEAAALRERIITALDALRGEDGRVRFEVPVRYVTARVAR
- a CDS encoding ester cyclase, producing the protein MSSQFDAVRRMIDAYNTGKTDDVADYIHPEYLNPATMEHMDLRGPDSFAMAVKWLRMTFSEQARLVEVSLEENGEWVRANLVLYGTHVGDLVGMPATGREFSGEQIHLIRFVDGKIRDHRDWPDYQGTYRQLGSPWPRPEGWRA
- a CDS encoding SDR family oxidoreductase, giving the protein MILVTGATGKVGREAVEQLVALGKDVRALSRKPAEANLPDAVEVVAGSPGDADALAVALKDVEAALVILSGDVAGEAVTFAAAAKAAGLPRLVLLSSGGVEHPLPHGIADEHRAAEEALEASGAGCTFLRPGPFHANTSWWIRTVREESRVRDWIGNNPGAPIDEYDIASAAVVALTGEGHEGRSYLLTGPEVLTSEEQARILGDVLGRDLEFSVAPQEEVVDVFTGITGDRPAAQTNVAALHSPDVPWSKVSPAVRELTGRDPRPYRAWAVANASLFAPGAEETA
- a CDS encoding NmrA/HSCARG family protein — its product is MSETGSIVHDDGPVLVIGATGAQGGATARALLSRGRAVHALVRTPDAPAARELAALGAALVQGDLDDEASLRAAMDGVHGVFSVQNFMTKAGLGGEVRQGRAVARAARDTGVAHVVYSSVGGADRHSGVPHFDSKRHIERYLDELGVPSTVLRPTFFMDNFADHLPEVVDGTRVVALALKPDTRVQYIAVEDIGWFAAEAFDRPGEYLGRKLEIAGDELTAAEVAEAFAARTGTPARFQELPLDMVASNPYIPNAPEIALMFEWFQEHGYQADIPALRAAHPGLKSFEAFLKDLDLSA